From Brassica oleracea var. oleracea cultivar TO1000 chromosome C3, BOL, whole genome shotgun sequence, a single genomic window includes:
- the LOC106330640 gene encoding uncharacterized protein LOC106330640 — protein sequence MASPRTERDMQRLTRRVAALNHFISWSTDKCLPFYDTLKGNKKSEWTEECEKAFQQLKHYLATPTVLAKPVEGKPLFLYIAVSVTAVSGVLIREERSEQNPIFYISITLLVAETHYPMMEKLALAVVMSARNLRPYFQSHTIVVLTSFPLRTIFHSPSQYGRLAKWAIGLSKYDIEYQAKAYAKSQVLVDFLVELPAGCTTNQEPDSTWTLHVDGSSSRQGSGVGVRLTPPTGETLEQSFRLIFHASNNKAEYEALIAGLQLAHGLKICNIHAYCDSQLVASQYSGEYKARDERIDAYLKLVQNLAQSFDQFALTPIPRAENFQANALAALASSSDLGLSRVIPVEFIEHPRIGLPFIIKLIDSPDGDADEINVQAIQDSEQSEYIFDKPWTETILAYIADEKIPTEKWAAQKINIQSARYVLVDGELYK from the coding sequence ATGGCATCCCCGAGAACGGAGCGGGATATGCAAAGATTGACCAGAAGAGTCGCAGCACTTAACCACTTTATCTCGTGGTCAACAGATAAGTGTTTGCCTTTCTACGATACCTTGAAGGGGAACAAAAAATCTGAGTGGACCGAAGAATGCGAAAAAGCTTTCCAACAGCTGAAACACTACTTGGCCACTCCCACGGTGCTCGCAAAACCCGTAGAAGGGAAACCACTGTTCCTGTACATCGCAGTATCTGTAACGGCTGTGAGCGGCGTCCTCATCCGAGAGGAACGCAGCGAGCAAAATCCCATCTTTTACATAAGCATCACTTTGCTTGTTGCGGAGACACATTATCCGATGATGGAAAAACTAGCACTTGCGGTCGTAATGTCAGCACGAAACCTAAGGCCATACTTCCAGTCCCATACAATTGTAGTGCTCACATCATTCCCACTGCGGACGATCTTCCATAGCCCTAGTCAATATGGAAGATTAGCAAAATGGGCAATTGGGCTGAGCAAGTATGACATCGAGTATCAAGCAAAAGCTTACGCAAAATCGCAAGTACTCGTAGATTTCTTAGTAGAACTTCCCGCGGGGTGCACGACTAACCAAGAGCCCGACTCGACCTGGACTCTCCACGTCGACGGATCCTCGTCCAGACAAGGCTCCGGGGTCGGGGTCCGACTCACACCGCCAACAGGGGAAACGCTGGAACAGTCATTCCGACTGATCTTCCACGCTTCAAACAACAAAGCCGAGTACGAAGCCCTGATCGCGGGCTTACAACTGGCTCATGGCCTAAAGATATGCAACATTCACGCCTACTGCGATTCCCAACTTGTGGCAAGCCAATACAGCGGGGAATACAAAGCAAGGGATGAAAGAATAGACGCTTACTTAAAACTTGTTCAAAACTTGGCTCAAAGTTTCGATCAGTTTGCTCTCACCCCGATTCCTCGCGCCGAAAACTTCCAGGCCAACGCCTTAGCTGCCTTGGCGTCCAGTTCAGATCTGGGTCTGAGCAGGGTAATTCCCGTGGAATTCATAGAGCATCCTAGAATCGGGCTGCCTTTCATCATAAAATTGATCGATTCACCCGACGGCGATGCCGACGAAATCAATGTCCAGGCAATTCAAGATTCCGAGCAATCCGAATACATATTCGACAAACCTTGGACAGAGACGATCCTTGCATACATCGCTGACGAAAAAATCCCAACAGAAAAATGGGCGGCCCAAAAGATTAACATCCAATCCGCACGGTACGTCTTGGTTGACGGAGAACTCTACAAGTGA